In one window of Leptospira sp. GIMC2001 DNA:
- a CDS encoding MaoC family dehydratase, which yields MEKKVTPFEERAPKTPITTGEVKRNIYGRYLEEFKEGDLYVHPREFTVDRSFAQEFATTFMDVNPLFLSAPYAQAHGFKDMLVSPLQVFNIALSIGVQNNSEKALANLGYYNAQFLQPVYPGDTLSARTKVLNISDKGADKPGIVHVRTLCLNQNGEVVLQYERKIMIYHSNGKPKGKPEPSAGSAEFPESDTPVLKLPSLKYPTKFQSSTWSGTYFENFQPGQIYIHQNGRTITDEHFPWTYRMGNTHPLHYDKLYSTGISGPMGGEPIVYGGLVFAWLFGLASRDISENMLWELGFTEGYHTAPSVSGDTVTCITRILEVKDAGTEYGIAAGEVQCQVIGLKNVKANDAFDKHGEDLFYKENDKKKMGKDKIPEKIFEIERRILIKKKP from the coding sequence ATGGAAAAGAAAGTGACTCCTTTTGAGGAACGAGCACCCAAAACCCCAATCACAACAGGGGAAGTAAAAAGAAATATATACGGAAGATACTTAGAAGAATTTAAAGAGGGAGATCTTTATGTTCATCCGAGAGAATTCACAGTGGATAGAAGTTTTGCCCAAGAATTCGCTACCACTTTTATGGATGTCAATCCTCTTTTTCTCTCTGCTCCATATGCTCAAGCTCATGGATTCAAGGATATGTTGGTATCACCGCTTCAGGTTTTCAATATCGCTTTGTCAATTGGTGTGCAGAATAATTCTGAAAAAGCTTTAGCTAACTTAGGTTACTACAACGCACAATTTTTACAACCTGTGTATCCTGGTGACACTTTGTCCGCACGAACTAAAGTTTTAAATATAAGTGATAAAGGTGCAGATAAGCCTGGAATCGTTCATGTACGAACACTTTGTCTCAATCAGAATGGGGAAGTTGTTCTTCAATATGAAAGAAAGATCATGATCTATCATTCCAATGGCAAACCTAAAGGAAAGCCAGAACCATCAGCTGGATCTGCAGAATTTCCAGAATCAGACACTCCTGTTCTCAAACTACCTTCACTCAAATACCCAACAAAATTTCAAAGCTCTACTTGGTCGGGAACCTATTTTGAGAATTTTCAACCAGGTCAGATTTATATTCATCAGAATGGAAGAACAATTACGGATGAGCATTTTCCTTGGACTTACCGTATGGGCAATACTCATCCATTGCACTATGATAAATTGTATTCAACAGGTATTTCCGGACCTATGGGTGGAGAGCCGATTGTATACGGAGGCTTAGTATTTGCTTGGTTATTCGGTCTTGCTTCGCGCGATATCTCCGAGAACATGCTATGGGAGCTAGGGTTTACTGAAGGTTATCACACAGCACCTTCTGTAAGTGGCGATACTGTAACATGCATTACAAGAATCCTCGAAGTTAAGGATGCTGGAACTGAGTATGGAATTGCGGCTGGTGAAGTTCAATGCCAAGTTATTGGTCTCAAAAATGTGAAAGCCAATGATGCTTTCGATAAGCATGGTGAGGATCTCTTTTATAAAGAAAATGATAAAAAGAAAATGGGCAAGGATAAGATTCCTGAGAAAATTTTCGAGATTGAGAGACGAATTCTAATTAAGAAAAAACCATAA
- a CDS encoding glutathione S-transferase family protein, which translates to MIKIHGFPTSNYYNKVKLALLEKEIEFEEVRAVPTKSGEFLDISPMGRIPIIEVNGQFVRETQAILEFLEEEYPDKLSLLPKDNYARARVREITLMTDNYFDLAVRPLFPYVFFGKQDPPTELVEKCMKKVRFAWTALSKVIDCQNFAVGDEFSFADITAMATWVPVQATVKKIGGFDIFENHSYINEYLLRIQSRPKAKEVLRSQKAALRISSSWQK; encoded by the coding sequence ATGATAAAAATTCACGGATTTCCAACTAGCAACTACTACAACAAAGTAAAACTCGCACTTCTCGAAAAAGAGATTGAATTCGAAGAAGTAAGAGCAGTTCCAACTAAATCCGGAGAATTTTTGGATATAAGTCCGATGGGAAGAATTCCAATCATCGAAGTTAATGGACAATTTGTTCGCGAGACACAAGCAATCTTGGAATTCCTCGAAGAAGAATATCCGGACAAATTGTCCCTTTTGCCAAAAGATAATTACGCTCGAGCGAGGGTAAGAGAGATTACCCTAATGACAGACAATTATTTTGATTTGGCTGTAAGGCCTTTATTCCCATATGTATTTTTTGGTAAGCAAGATCCACCTACTGAATTGGTTGAGAAATGTATGAAGAAGGTTCGTTTCGCATGGACTGCTCTATCAAAAGTCATAGATTGTCAAAATTTTGCTGTTGGTGATGAATTTTCTTTTGCTGACATTACAGCAATGGCTACTTGGGTTCCTGTTCAAGCAACTGTTAAGAAAATTGGTGGTTTTGATATTTTTGAGAATCATTCATATATCAATGAATACTTACTTAGAATTCAATCCAGACCAAAAGCAAAAGAAGTACTCCGTTCACAAAAAGCAGCTTTACGAATCTCTTCGTCTTGGCAAAAATAG
- a CDS encoding Crp/Fnr family transcriptional regulator, producing the protein MESNEQILKKIYLFSHFDEAEIAKISEISTQISIPHNDTVFQEGNDASSFYVVKYGTLKITANTQGGDDINITTISVGDHFGELPFFDHEKRAATVESLEKSDLIEIKYKDLEKVLETSPSMQVKFYRSIAFNLIKRVRMLTQDLTYAREIKKRFT; encoded by the coding sequence ATGGAATCAAACGAACAAATTCTAAAAAAAATATACCTATTCTCACATTTCGATGAAGCAGAGATTGCTAAGATTTCTGAGATTTCAACGCAGATTTCGATTCCGCACAATGATACAGTATTTCAAGAAGGCAATGATGCGAGCTCATTCTATGTTGTGAAATACGGAACTCTAAAAATCACTGCAAATACACAAGGTGGAGATGATATAAATATCACAACAATATCCGTCGGCGACCATTTTGGTGAATTACCATTCTTTGATCATGAGAAGAGAGCAGCAACAGTTGAATCTCTAGAGAAGTCCGACTTAATCGAAATTAAATACAAAGATTTAGAAAAAGTTTTAGAGACAAGCCCATCCATGCAAGTTAAATTCTATAGATCGATAGCGTTCAATCTTATCAAACGAGTAAGAATGTTAACTCAAGATTTAACTTACGCAAGAGAAATTAAGAAAAGATTTACATGA
- a CDS encoding ArnT family glycosyltransferase, producing MKLYISALLLISALFLSLGVELWDQDESAYMGFASEMIRTNDWVVPSFPISEPHRKTPLHFWTGAIGFTLFGEHVEVLRSINVIYFLLTGFVIFLLSRSIFPDEKYAELPLISTSVFLTGLFLPIYSKIALTDMGLLFWQILGIYFLWKTIESDSWKSSIPWVLGLWFTISLGVLQKGPPIIILLGGISALLLIFLPSRIRILRLNPWFFLPIALFPVLIWGRLAWIATDGVFIRWLVDWYILKRAGGSVFGQTGPPGIYLILFFFFLVPWSIFLPNILIGLWNDAKDFIKGKRQLISLFLLSWAAIAWIFYEVLPSKLPSYVLATYPLFSILIAKSILDKKKVNNYETSISIFLILVWLTLLSYILLPNIGVFGNTQNSYLNYLAIASIVFCFLYIIWVVWRFKCDQKESKIIDWRSLTLSMSIFHFVFTLVYYPILGNARNYPTEIVNLLPLSPLNSVDTEFRKIFIHSDIRLASIVYKLKSLGITPENITVLDGTMNTLENYKKNAGTYLVPADFLEVLSLTGFTPASKCHEFYSYESGKLLKLCWVSK from the coding sequence ATGAAGTTATATATTTCTGCTCTTTTACTTATATCTGCTCTATTCCTGAGTTTGGGCGTTGAACTCTGGGATCAAGATGAATCTGCTTATATGGGCTTTGCATCTGAGATGATACGGACAAATGATTGGGTTGTCCCGAGTTTTCCCATATCAGAACCCCATCGAAAAACTCCGCTTCATTTTTGGACTGGAGCAATCGGATTCACTTTGTTTGGTGAACATGTTGAAGTTTTACGCTCCATTAACGTCATTTATTTTCTTTTGACAGGATTTGTAATTTTTCTTTTGAGTCGTTCCATTTTTCCAGATGAGAAATATGCCGAGCTTCCATTGATTTCGACTAGTGTATTTTTAACGGGTCTTTTTCTTCCGATTTATTCCAAAATTGCTCTCACTGATATGGGCCTTTTATTCTGGCAGATTCTAGGAATTTATTTCTTATGGAAAACTATAGAATCGGATTCTTGGAAATCATCGATACCTTGGGTTTTAGGATTATGGTTCACAATTTCCTTGGGTGTATTGCAAAAAGGACCACCCATCATCATTTTGCTTGGCGGAATTAGTGCTTTATTATTGATCTTTCTTCCTTCAAGAATTCGAATCCTGCGATTGAATCCATGGTTTTTTCTTCCGATTGCTCTTTTTCCAGTTTTGATTTGGGGGCGACTTGCCTGGATCGCTACAGATGGAGTTTTCATTCGTTGGTTGGTTGATTGGTATATACTCAAACGTGCCGGAGGAAGTGTCTTTGGTCAGACAGGCCCTCCAGGCATATATCTTATCCTCTTCTTTTTCTTTCTGGTTCCTTGGTCAATATTTCTTCCGAATATTCTAATAGGATTATGGAACGACGCTAAAGATTTCATCAAAGGGAAAAGACAACTTATTTCTCTTTTCCTGCTTTCTTGGGCTGCGATTGCTTGGATTTTTTATGAGGTTCTCCCGAGCAAATTACCAAGTTATGTTCTCGCGACATATCCCTTATTTTCAATTCTCATCGCCAAATCTATATTAGATAAGAAAAAAGTGAATAATTACGAAACATCAATTTCAATTTTTCTGATTTTGGTTTGGTTGACTCTGCTTAGTTACATTTTGCTTCCGAATATTGGAGTCTTTGGGAATACGCAAAATTCTTATCTCAATTATTTGGCTATTGCTTCTATTGTATTTTGTTTTCTATATATAATATGGGTTGTATGGCGCTTCAAGTGCGATCAGAAGGAATCAAAGATTATTGATTGGAGATCATTGACACTTTCCATGAGCATTTTCCATTTTGTATTTACTTTAGTTTACTATCCGATACTTGGAAATGCGAGAAACTATCCTACTGAGATAGTCAATCTATTGCCATTATCGCCATTGAATTCTGTAGACACTGAATTCAGAAAAATATTCATCCACTCGGATATCCGTTTAGCAAGTATTGTTTACAAACTGAAATCTTTAGGAATCACACCAGAAAATATTACAGTATTAGATGGAACTATGAATACTTTGGAAAATTACAAAAAAAATGCAGGAACCTATTTGGTTCCTGCAGATTTTCTAGAGGTACTGAGTCTCACAGGTTTCACTCCCGCTTCAAAATGTCATGAATTCTATTCTTATGAAAGCGGTAAGTTATTGAAACTCTGTTGGGTCAGCAAATGA
- a CDS encoding Crp/Fnr family transcriptional regulator: protein MNLQDLAKGLEIRSFKRGDYVFREKGFGSQEMFFIFSGEIHIQKTLGGIEEEINHLGPGSFFGEIALVQNVPRTASALVVSDSAKVAVISRNHFIVLSKTNPEFLVVLFRKMQERVLVREEMRDMLDIQEQEIDAMLAANMWVPSSEVTESQSSSESAAPSSSEDEAMESLDGGDSADLNDSDLGSDSSDD, encoded by the coding sequence ATGAATCTTCAAGATTTAGCGAAAGGATTGGAGATTCGTTCTTTTAAAAGGGGAGACTATGTTTTTCGTGAGAAAGGATTCGGAAGCCAAGAAATGTTTTTTATATTCAGCGGAGAGATCCATATCCAGAAGACTTTGGGTGGAATAGAAGAAGAGATAAACCATCTTGGGCCTGGATCATTTTTCGGTGAGATCGCTCTAGTACAAAATGTACCAAGAACAGCAAGTGCTTTGGTTGTTTCGGACTCAGCAAAAGTCGCAGTAATATCTCGAAATCATTTTATCGTTTTATCCAAAACAAATCCAGAATTCCTAGTTGTTTTGTTTCGAAAAATGCAAGAGAGGGTTCTTGTAAGAGAAGAAATGCGGGATATGCTAGATATCCAAGAGCAAGAAATTGATGCGATGCTCGCTGCGAATATGTGGGTTCCTTCGAGTGAAGTTACTGAGTCACAATCATCAAGTGAATCTGCTGCACCAAGCTCGTCCGAAGATGAAGCTATGGAATCCTTAGATGGAGGAGATAGCGCAGATCTCAATGATTCAGATTTAGGTTCTGATTCGTCTGATGATTGA
- a CDS encoding SixA phosphatase family protein, giving the protein MKTLYLLRHAKSDWETDFSTDHERGLSPRGIDASHKIAEYWNQFGFHCDLCYHSDAKRSVLTWEIISEKHSFAKKVEIQPAIYEANGDALFEIIRSAPDDCQSLLVIGHHPGLEELAELLILGDDSEDLHNPLFTKFPTAAFLGISLSVENWRDVSPGHASITVFWIPGRKGR; this is encoded by the coding sequence ATGAAGACCCTCTATCTTTTGCGTCATGCAAAATCGGATTGGGAGACAGACTTTTCCACCGACCATGAGCGAGGATTATCACCTCGCGGCATCGATGCTTCCCATAAAATTGCTGAGTATTGGAATCAGTTTGGATTCCACTGCGATTTATGCTATCATTCTGATGCAAAGAGATCTGTGCTTACTTGGGAAATTATTTCCGAAAAACATTCTTTTGCAAAAAAAGTAGAAATTCAACCAGCAATCTACGAAGCAAATGGGGACGCTTTGTTCGAGATCATACGTTCCGCTCCAGATGATTGTCAATCATTGCTTGTAATCGGACATCATCCAGGTTTAGAAGAATTAGCAGAATTATTGATATTAGGTGATGATTCTGAAGATCTTCACAATCCTCTCTTTACGAAATTCCCAACCGCCGCATTTCTTGGAATTTCTCTATCTGTTGAGAACTGGAGAGACGTGAGTCCTGGACATGCATCGATCACGGTTTTTTGGATACCAGGTCGTAAGGGTAGATGA
- the hpt gene encoding hypoxanthine phosphoribosyltransferase, translating into MIRIDPLISESKIQERVKELGLQISEEYSGKELMLCGVLNGAFIFLADLTRNISIPHVIDFMGASSYGNSQVSSGKVQITKYLSISPKGKHVLVVEDIVETANTYAKIHEYLQEEGAKSVKICSLVVKNSKEKPGFPADYKGFEVEDQFLVGYGMDFAGQYRQLPFLGIMKQSESKDN; encoded by the coding sequence ATGATAAGAATTGATCCACTGATTTCTGAATCAAAGATTCAAGAAAGAGTTAAAGAACTGGGACTTCAAATATCAGAAGAATATTCAGGCAAGGAATTAATGTTATGTGGTGTCCTCAATGGTGCCTTCATTTTTCTTGCTGACTTAACGAGAAATATATCCATACCTCATGTCATAGATTTTATGGGTGCATCATCTTATGGAAACTCCCAAGTCTCTTCTGGCAAAGTTCAGATTACAAAGTATCTCAGCATAAGTCCTAAGGGTAAACATGTTCTAGTAGTTGAGGATATTGTTGAGACAGCCAATACCTATGCGAAAATTCACGAATATCTCCAAGAGGAAGGCGCTAAATCAGTAAAAATCTGCAGCTTAGTTGTTAAAAACTCGAAGGAAAAACCAGGATTCCCCGCGGATTATAAAGGCTTTGAAGTTGAGGATCAATTTTTAGTTGGGTACGGAATGGACTTTGCTGGTCAATACAGACAGCTTCCCTTTCTAGGAATTATGAAGCAGAGTGAGAGTAAGGATAATTAA
- the sppA gene encoding signal peptide peptidase SppA, translated as MEKNKLILLLSFFLALAGSLIGILNIGLYSTSNRYAASTGTNFFQSPQVSAVLIKIEGEIHSGRSTYSSTGSDTILSRLREVGEMPNVKGILVEINSPGGTVAASQEIYNELMFLRKSKKIVVSMKDVAASGGYYIASAADSIFAESGTLTGSIGVIAVSPNIKGLMDRYGVEMRVFKAGKYKDSLSPFRDSTDEEVNMMNKLLKDNYNKFIEDISKGRNRTVASIEELAEGKIYSGEDAFRNKLVDDIGGRREALVKLSELCQYEGEIPLLEESESPIDRFMQSIGGSVMGLKMIGKVDPIQNFWQNNHSPILLMLPSAIRLPGDL; from the coding sequence ATGGAAAAAAACAAACTTATCCTTTTATTATCATTTTTTCTGGCTTTGGCTGGTTCTCTGATCGGAATTCTGAATATCGGATTGTATTCTACATCAAATCGGTATGCAGCCTCCACTGGTACAAATTTTTTCCAATCGCCGCAAGTCTCGGCTGTACTTATAAAAATTGAGGGAGAAATCCACTCTGGAAGATCAACCTATTCTTCAACTGGCTCGGACACAATACTTAGTAGATTGCGAGAAGTTGGAGAGATGCCCAATGTTAAAGGAATTCTTGTGGAGATCAATTCACCAGGGGGCACGGTCGCAGCTTCGCAAGAAATTTACAATGAACTTATGTTTCTTCGAAAATCTAAGAAGATCGTTGTATCAATGAAAGACGTTGCGGCTTCCGGAGGTTACTATATCGCATCGGCAGCAGATAGTATCTTTGCTGAGAGTGGAACATTAACGGGATCCATTGGTGTGATTGCAGTGTCACCCAATATCAAAGGTTTGATGGATCGTTACGGTGTGGAGATGCGAGTATTCAAGGCTGGAAAATACAAAGATTCACTGAGTCCATTTAGAGACTCAACAGATGAAGAAGTGAATATGATGAATAAATTGCTAAAAGATAATTATAATAAATTTATAGAAGATATATCCAAAGGCCGTAATCGAACGGTCGCATCTATTGAAGAGCTAGCTGAAGGTAAAATTTATTCTGGTGAAGATGCATTTCGAAATAAGTTAGTCGATGATATCGGTGGTCGTCGTGAAGCTTTAGTTAAGCTATCTGAACTCTGTCAATATGAAGGAGAAATTCCTCTCTTAGAAGAAAGCGAATCACCGATTGATAGATTTATGCAATCGATTGGTGGAAGCGTAATGGGTTTGAAAATGATAGGTAAGGTTGATCCAATCCAAAATTTTTGGCAAAACAATCATTCACCAATTTTGTTAATGCTTCCTTCTGCTATCCGTCTTCCAGGTGATTTATGA
- the surE gene encoding 5'/3'-nucleotidase SurE — MNILITNDDGISSQGILALEKSLSVKHTTFLIAPLKERSCTSMALTLFTGMRVERINDQHYVADGFPADCVNIGLYSGIFPKIDMVVSGINRGVNMGYDVHYSGTIGAAKHGALHGITSIAVSSVRIDPPDGYEREAHLVAEFIEEYSNKLDKASVYNMNFPESISGKGDLSELEWTHLGRRKYTENYIQKHIVGGISEFTLNGSQLDNYDDPGCDFDVFYQGKIPISTVLLDVTDHKELDRWKKQ, encoded by the coding sequence ATGAATATTCTAATTACGAATGACGATGGGATTTCTTCACAAGGAATCCTTGCTTTAGAAAAATCTCTATCCGTTAAACATACAACATTTTTGATTGCGCCGCTAAAAGAACGATCTTGCACTTCTATGGCGTTGACTCTTTTCACAGGAATGAGAGTTGAGAGAATCAATGACCAACATTATGTAGCCGATGGATTCCCGGCTGATTGTGTGAACATCGGATTGTATTCTGGAATTTTCCCCAAGATAGATATGGTAGTGTCTGGTATAAATCGTGGAGTAAACATGGGATATGATGTTCATTATTCTGGAACGATTGGTGCGGCTAAGCACGGAGCTTTGCATGGAATCACATCTATTGCTGTAAGTTCTGTTCGCATTGATCCACCAGATGGATATGAGAGAGAAGCTCATTTAGTTGCAGAATTTATAGAAGAATATTCGAATAAACTAGATAAGGCTTCTGTTTACAATATGAATTTTCCTGAAAGCATTTCGGGCAAGGGCGATTTATCTGAACTTGAATGGACTCATTTAGGACGAAGAAAATATACTGAAAATTATATACAAAAGCATATAGTTGGAGGAATCAGTGAGTTCACTTTGAACGGTTCCCAATTAGATAATTATGATGATCCTGGTTGTGATTTTGATGTTTTTTACCAAGGCAAAATTCCTATCTCAACGGTTCTATTAGATGTTACAGATCATAAGGAGCTCGATCGTTGGAAAAAGCAATAG
- a CDS encoding tetratricopeptide repeat protein, giving the protein MEKAIEAFNKGNYAHALILLDKLIQKNPDDPIPYYHFALSCYHTGNFKKAITVLRDLMDRFPRFIELDRCYKILILSLIQMKNWEAALIELESRLNISPRDLTLLSLKAHVFEKQSQFEESIAIHRKILSFDSNYANSLNNLGYLIIKKSVNPSKEDMVEAMAALKKAVQISPNNPAFLDSLGTLLEKSGNKQSAILALEKAVSFAPDHSELLDHLADLRKQT; this is encoded by the coding sequence TTGGAAAAAGCAATAGAAGCATTTAACAAAGGCAACTATGCCCATGCTTTGATCTTATTGGATAAATTGATCCAGAAAAATCCTGATGACCCCATTCCATACTATCATTTCGCCCTGTCTTGTTATCATACCGGCAATTTTAAGAAGGCAATTACCGTTCTTCGTGATCTTATGGATAGGTTTCCGCGCTTTATTGAATTGGATCGTTGTTATAAAATTTTGATACTTTCTTTGATTCAAATGAAAAATTGGGAAGCGGCTTTAATTGAATTAGAAAGTCGACTCAATATTAGTCCGCGAGATCTTACATTGCTATCTCTCAAAGCTCATGTATTCGAAAAACAATCACAGTTCGAAGAATCCATTGCAATCCATCGTAAAATTCTGAGCTTTGATTCAAATTATGCCAATAGCTTGAACAATTTGGGTTACTTGATTATCAAGAAGTCAGTGAATCCAAGCAAAGAGGATATGGTTGAAGCAATGGCTGCACTTAAGAAAGCTGTTCAGATTTCCCCCAATAACCCTGCTTTCCTCGATTCACTCGGAACTCTCCTAGAAAAATCTGGTAATAAACAGTCAGCGATTTTGGCTTTGGAAAAAGCTGTTTCTTTTGCACCGGACCACTCAGAATTGCTCGACCACCTTGCCGATTTGCGAAAGCAGACTTGA
- the katG gene encoding catalase/peroxidase HPI — MENNSKPSTAGKCPVMHGGNTTTEKSNTDWWPKALNLDILHQHDTKSNPLGEKFNYADEFKKLDLSAVKKDLIALMTDSKDWWPADWGHYGGLMIRMAWHAAGTYRIADGRGGAGTGNQRFAPLNSWPDNVNLDKARRLLWPIKKKYGNKLSWADLIVLAGNMAYESMGLKTYGFAGGREDIWHPEKDIYWGSESEWLGNKDRYESGDKRESLENPLAAVQMGLIYVNPEGVGGKPDPLRTAQDVRITFARMAMNDEETVALTAGGHTVGKAHGNGKADSLGGDPESSSVEEQGLGWNNKSGKGIGRNTVTSGLEGAWTTHPTKWDNGYFTLLFKYEWELKKSPAGAWQWEPINIEEEDKPVDVEDPSIRYNPIMTDADMAMIKDPVYRKISEKFYKNPDYFSEVFAKAWFKLTHRDMGPITRYLGSDVPKEELIWQDPIPKSEITVSESEIADIKSQILNSGLTISELVSTAWDSARTFRGSDYRGGANGGRIRLTPQKDWHGNEPSRLSKVLNKLESIRSNLKKKISMADMIVLGGSAAIEKAANEAGVKISVPFLPGRGDASQEQTDAESFAVLEPIHDGYRNYLQKDYSVSPEELMLDRTQLMGLTAHEMTVLVGGMRVLGTNFGETKHGVFTDKVGTLSNDFFVTLTDMNYSWKPAGNNLYEIIDRKSGTVKYTATRIDLVFGSNSILRSYVEVYAQDDAKEKFVNDFVNAWNKIMNADRFDLK; from the coding sequence ATGGAAAATAATTCTAAACCTTCAACAGCTGGCAAATGCCCAGTCATGCATGGCGGGAATACTACGACTGAGAAATCGAATACAGATTGGTGGCCAAAAGCCCTAAATCTAGATATACTTCATCAACACGATACTAAGTCGAACCCTCTTGGGGAAAAATTCAATTACGCTGATGAGTTCAAAAAATTAGATCTATCGGCAGTAAAGAAAGATCTGATAGCACTTATGACGGATAGCAAAGATTGGTGGCCAGCCGACTGGGGTCACTATGGCGGACTTATGATTAGAATGGCATGGCATGCTGCAGGAACCTACCGTATTGCAGACGGTCGCGGCGGTGCTGGTACTGGCAATCAACGTTTTGCTCCTCTGAATAGCTGGCCGGACAATGTGAACTTAGATAAAGCTCGTCGTTTATTATGGCCTATAAAAAAGAAATATGGAAATAAATTATCCTGGGCAGACTTAATCGTGTTAGCTGGTAATATGGCATATGAATCTATGGGTCTTAAAACTTATGGATTTGCCGGTGGACGTGAAGACATTTGGCATCCAGAAAAAGATATCTACTGGGGTTCGGAGTCAGAATGGCTTGGCAATAAAGATCGTTATGAAAGCGGTGATAAACGCGAATCACTTGAAAATCCATTAGCTGCAGTTCAGATGGGACTAATCTATGTTAATCCTGAAGGAGTAGGTGGTAAACCAGATCCTCTAAGAACTGCGCAAGATGTAAGGATTACTTTTGCAAGAATGGCAATGAATGATGAGGAGACGGTGGCTCTGACAGCTGGTGGGCATACTGTCGGCAAGGCACATGGCAATGGCAAAGCGGATTCTCTCGGAGGTGATCCGGAGTCTTCTTCAGTCGAAGAACAAGGATTAGGTTGGAATAATAAATCTGGAAAAGGTATTGGACGCAATACAGTCACAAGCGGACTAGAAGGTGCTTGGACAACACACCCAACCAAATGGGATAACGGATACTTTACCCTCTTATTCAAGTATGAGTGGGAACTTAAGAAGAGTCCTGCTGGAGCTTGGCAGTGGGAGCCGATCAATATTGAAGAGGAAGATAAGCCAGTTGACGTTGAGGATCCGTCCATTCGCTACAATCCCATTATGACTGATGCGGATATGGCAATGATAAAGGATCCAGTTTATAGAAAAATTTCAGAAAAATTTTACAAAAATCCTGATTATTTCTCTGAAGTATTTGCAAAGGCTTGGTTTAAATTGACTCATCGAGACATGGGTCCGATAACTCGTTATCTAGGTTCCGATGTTCCAAAAGAGGAACTGATTTGGCAAGATCCCATTCCAAAATCAGAAATCACTGTGAGCGAATCCGAAATTGCTGATATAAAAAGCCAGATCCTCAATAGCGGATTGACTATATCCGAACTTGTTTCTACAGCCTGGGACAGTGCTCGTACATTTCGTGGTTCTGACTATCGCGGAGGCGCAAATGGTGGAAGAATTCGCCTAACACCGCAGAAAGATTGGCACGGGAATGAGCCTTCAAGATTGAGTAAAGTTTTGAATAAATTGGAAAGTATTCGATCGAACCTCAAGAAAAAAATTAGTATGGCAGATATGATTGTTCTTGGTGGATCTGCGGCAATAGAAAAGGCAGCTAACGAGGCAGGTGTAAAAATTTCTGTTCCTTTTCTACCTGGACGTGGTGATGCAAGTCAAGAACAAACGGATGCAGAATCTTTTGCTGTTCTTGAACCTATTCATGATGGCTATCGAAACTATCTACAAAAGGATTATTCTGTTTCGCCAGAAGAGTTGATGCTTGATCGAACACAATTGATGGGGCTCACCGCTCATGAGATGACTGTGTTAGTTGGCGGAATGCGTGTTTTGGGCACAAATTTCGGTGAAACAAAACATGGAGTTTTCACGGATAAAGTCGGTACACTCAGTAATGATTTTTTTGTGACTCTCACTGATATGAATTATTCCTGGAAGCCAGCTGGAAATAATCTCTACGAAATCATTGATCGTAAATCGGGAACAGTAAAATATACTGCAACTCGAATTGATTTGGTTTTCGGATCCAATTCAATACTACGATCTTATGTAGAGGTCTATGCTCAAGATGATGCAAAGGAAAAGTTTGTGAATGATTTTGTCAACGCTTGGAATAAGATTATGAATGCGGATCGATTTGATCTAAAATAG